The genomic segment GCTGTGGGTACAGCTGCAGTGTTCTTCCCTAAATGTGTAGGTAGATGTGGCTGCATGAGGCTGGACCATGGTCCTTCTGCAGTCAGAGGGATGCTTGCAGACCCCCATGCTGAGCACTCTGGGGTGAAGGAGATACCAGCAAGGCAGAATACCTTGCTTGTTGGAAATGCCTGTTGGAAACTCTGAGCAACACTGGGAGTCCAGTGTGTGGCTGGGCAGAGCCCATGCCTGGGCTGACCTCCCTGTGTGCCTGGTTTGGCCAGATTACATCAAACGGCTGCGGTACTGCGAGTACCTGGGGAAGTATTTCTGCCAGTGCTGCCACGAGAACGCCCAGACGGTCATCCCCAGCCGCATCCTGCGCAAGTGGGACTTCAGCAAGTACTATGTGAGCAACTTCTCCAAAGACCTGCTGAGCAAGATCTGGAGTGACCCGCTCTTCAACGTGCAGGATATCAATCCTGCCCTGTACCGGAAAGTGAAGGCTCTCAACCAAGTGTGGGTAAGACCCTTTCCGTGCCTTCCTGAGTAGGGTTTGGATGAGGTGGGTGGCTGCCAACTGGCTGCCAATATTTGAGAGAAGCTGGTGAGAAGCAGATACTTCAGTTTTTGAGGCTTAAAACCTCATCACTGTGTCTTTCCATTTGCCCCGTCTTCCTTCTTCAGTAACGTAGgaatttcaaaaggaatttttggCTGGTATCCAGCTGGGCTTCAGTTTATCTCCTGGAGCACAATGACAATGATTGTGCTTGCCTTGCCCTATGTGGTGTAAACACTCTGGgaacaggagagcagcagctgaggagcagtAGTTGTTTCACCAACATGGGGAATGGGACAGACCTGCTCGGTCAAGGACTGTGCTAGTTACTGATTCTTTGTCCCCActtcctctccagctgctgcgAATCCAGCTTTTCCACATGAAGAACATGTTCAAGACATGCCGACTAGCTAAAGAGTGAGTACTGGGCTGTGAGATGAGGCTGTTGTGCTCTCCTGGTTCTGCCCTGGGGCACTTTGCACTGGAAATCTGTGCAGCCTGTGCAATGAGCAGCAAGGAGAGATGAGagtggagggggagagaaagcagaaggagcGGAGAGAGAGGGCTTAGTGGAGCTGCTTTGTTCTGAGCTCTggtttctctttccttgcagCCTCCTGGACTCCTTTGACACAGTGCCTGGCCACTTGACAGAGGATCTGCACCTCTACTCGCTGAGCGACCTCAGTGCCACGAAGAAAGGGGACCTGGTGCCTCGCCTGACAGAGCTCCTGAAGGCAGGCGGCCTGCACGTTGACAAGTGCATGGTAAGGCCTCCCTCAcctgcctcctgcccagctctgcaccctCAGGAGCACCCTTCGGAGAAGGGTTTGCTGCAGAGATAGCTGAAAGGGAGGCTTTGATGGGCAGGGCAGCCATCAAATTAACTGATTCAATGCTAACTGTTCCTGCCTGCTCCATAGACCTCCTATCCAGAATGTTTGGGATATTTGTTACCCACCCCTGACAAACACAGattctgctttcctgtgctcCAGGCTGGTGAAGGGCTGTCTCACGTCGTTAGAGCAGGGCACTCTTGTCCTACTCTGCTCTACCTCCTGCCCTGGTTGCTAGGGAGATGAGGAGGATTTAGCtgttttttcctcatcttttttccttgcagctgtGCCAAGCCAAAGGCTTCATCTGCGAGTTCTGCCAGAATGAGGATGACATCATCTTCCCCTTTGAGCTCAACAAGTGCAGGACTTGTGAAGGTGAGAtactggggaggaagagggaggagacAGACCCTGGAGCCACCAAGGTCTGCCTCCAGTTTGAGTGGCATTTATGCTAGCAAGAGGTACAGAGCCATAGCCAGCCAGCCAGAGTGCCTCTGTGCATGGCCTGTGTCTGCAGCATGTTATGACAGCAGCAGATCAGCTTTGTAACAGTGGTTGGCGAGAGCTGCTGGCGTGGTGGAGCGTGTAGGTCCCCTCCTGACCATGCTAtgtgctgcctgccctggcagccagtgGGCGTTCAGGCTGTGACTGCAGCAAGTGGGTGTCTGGGAGTCCTGGCTTCCCTTCTGCTGTGGTTATGGGACAGGCTGCAGCCTGCACACAGCTCCCCTGCCTCTGCTTGGATGGCTGGAGCTGAccttgcagagcagagagagccTGAAGGCTTTGTCTGTGTGTCCTTCCTGCCTGCCACGAAATCCCCAGACCCCTTCAGAAGTCATACTTGATACTGCCCAGTACTAATGTCTGAGTAGAGCTTGTCCCTGCAGCTTGGGACCAATCTCTGAACTGGCTTAAAATGGCTCCTGACAACATGCAAGTAGGTGCAGTGCCAGGGAAAACTTGGGCCAAAGTCACTGTTTCCTTGGAGTTCAGGAAAGTTTGGGGAGGGACCTTGCGCAGAGCTTCTGTGCTCCCAAAAGCTTTGCAGCTGGTCCAGGGACTTGCAGTGTGGAGTGTCAGGCAGTCTATCTGCCTCTACCAGTTCTCAGCCATGCTCTCCCCCCCAGAGTGCAAAGCCTGCTACCACAAATCCTGCTTCAAATCCACGCACTGTCCCCGCTGTGAGCGCCTTCAAGCCCGGAGAGAGCTGATGGCCAAGCAGAGCATGGAGTCCTACATCTCGGACTATGAAGACGAGCTGGAGCAGCCGGAGGCAGTGGCAGCCACATGAACAGGTTGCAGCCAAGGAGTGTATTGTGGGTTTATTTATGTGCGTGGCCTTCGTCACCAGAGCCTGAGCCACGTGGAGATAAGGACTATTGGGAGGACTGGAGCACTGTCTTGAAGGGATCTGTTTTCCCCCATGCAGtagtgctgtgctggggaaagggCACATTCCATCGTCCAGATCTTCTCCAGGTACTGCTCATACTCCCTGATGCCTTTGCTTGGGGaaaggcagctgctcctgcctgtcctgcaggCAGAACAGAGACTTTTTCCAAGCAGTTGTTCATGGTGGACAAGGCAGCGCTGTGGTGTCTGTCTCCAtgccctgctctgagcccagCAGGGTCCCCTGAAGGGTCAGCACTTTCTGTTCATCACTTTCTGTTCATCCGTACACCAGGAAACTCTGGCCACATCTGCTCCTTGGAGAAGGGAATCAGCTCTCCGAGTTCTCTGAtcctctgttctgctgctggggctTGTGTGAATGGAGGAATGATGGGGGGTTGGTTGTACGTTTAACAGCTCCCTTTCTGAAAGCTGGTGTGGGACACTGGTGGAGAGTTGCTGTCACTCAAGGATCAGAGCAGAGGAGGTGGCAATGATGAAGACACCAGACTTCCCTGCCCCCTGCCTacagcctgtgctgcagtgggacaTTGCCCCTGGAGCAGCCACCCAAGGGGACTGGTGCTGACAGGCTTTTGGCAGGCAGATCCCCATGGCTCTATTAGGATCTGCCTCCATGGGATACAGGCTTCCAACCTACTTTGTCCTCACGCTGCCAGTCTGTCCTCCCTGGGGGGACATGTCCTCTTCTAAGGGTGACATGGGACCTCACTCTGGTGGCACCAGGTCCTGCCTTGTGTGCAGCTGCCTTCTGCCCGAGACCTGTTGGGATGCAGGTGAGGGCCCAACCCTCCAGCCGCATCCCCCGAGCCTCTGTCTCAGTTTGTTCTTTTAggctgggtttttgttttttaatctgttggatttggttttattttttttatgtggttgtttgtatttttaactgtgtgTTCCCCTGCAAGGAGGTGCTGCTTGAAACACCTCCTTAAGGGGCATGCGATCTGCTTGCAGCTCACCAGTATAAATTCTCCAGGGCTGTCCTGCTCCTGGTTTCTCACCCTTGGATGGAGCTGGCATTTGCCAGgtgtcccctctcccagcagatATCCTGCTCCCCTTGAGAGAGGGGTCCCTGAGCCAAGCAAAGCCTCCAAGCTTCCCGGCTGCGGTGCAGCGGGGTGACCGGGCAGGCTGCTTGCAGTGGGGGTGCGTGGGGGAGAGGGGTTTGGCACTGGGGTGCTGCAAAGGGTTGGTCCCTTGCTGatgcagagctgcctgccaTGACTGACAGCTCTACAGGGTCAGACCCAGAGGTACAAGGTGAGCTCTGTGCCCTGGGGTTTGCGGTCAGTCAAGGAGGTGCCTCTGCAGTGCAGTGACTGCTTTAGCCCATGGCACGGGTGAGTGTCCAGGACCACCCTGGCATGGGTGGGATGTGGAGTGTTTGGAAGGACGGTGTGGCCTGTGTACGTGCGAGAAGGGTGTTGAGGGACTGGGGAGCAACGCACTGGCAGGAGGCATCGAGGGGCAGTGGCTCTTTCAGTGTGTGCCCTGACTCGAGGCTGGGATGTGACCCCTTGTGGGCTCTTCCTGTAGAGGTGGCAGGGttgaggagaggggaagaggctGGGACCAGGAGAGGTGGCTGCAGGGCTTGGTCAGGGAGGGTGGCTGCAAGCCTTGCTGCTGGGGGCcaggctgctgcacagcagcatctctcccctgcctgcagcatcCTGACAAAGTCCCGGAAACAGGGTTCAGACCCCACTTGCTCCCCTGGGGTTTTTGCCGCCTTGTGTCTTGTGTCTGCTTGTTTTCCCCAGTGGAGCAGCTGCTCTTCTGCTCACTCTATCTCTGCAAGCCCTGGGGCTACCAGATGCTGGTCCGCCTTAGTCTTGCCTGTCTCCAACCCCAAGCCaagccttcctgctgctgcctggagctggcacCCCCTTCCCTCGAGCTGCCTCAGCAGCACATCTCCATTCACCCTATTTTGTTTGAAGCACTTTATTGTCATGGGACTGCAGCTGAGTGGCTGCCTGCATCCCTTTCTAGAAGCACTGAGTACATTAAAAGAGGGAAGGAGTTCTGGCTTAGTTATGGTTTCCATCCTCTGCCATGGACTGtgtctggaagcagcaggactTGCAAACCTGGCAGAGGTCTCCAGGGCAAGACTGTGCCCAGCACTGACTGCTACAACTAACACTGGGCCTGGCCAAGGCAGTGAGCTCTTTGTGAGGGAGAGGGGGGGCTGCTCTAGCTGTCAGCTGGAGCCTTCCCCATGGGATTATTGTTGCACAGCATAGCAATTAAAATGCCGTCCTTAATAAACTAAGTTAATAAGGGGTTCAGTTGTGTTGTGACATTTCAGGTGGGGTAATGGTGTATATCCCGCTTTGAATTcatggggcaggcagggagtgctgctgatggcagggagcagtgggggGGACAGCTGGTGCAGCTGGTGATGCGTCCCCAGATGTCACTGGGAGGGGGTTATTGTCACCGCCCCTTGGCTAAGTCATCTGGTTTGTGGCCTCTTCCTGCAAACTGCCCACTGGACTTAGGGCAGGAGGTACAAGCCACTGCGTGAGGGGCTGTCTGTATTGCCTGTCCCCTTCCTCAGCCTGCCTTTACTGCTGGCAGAGGAGCCCAGGGGCGTGGCCTtggctgctctgtccctggtTGCATTCCCATTCCATGCAGCCCAGCCATTCCCATTCCCTCGCAGCAGTGTTGTGCATCGCCCCATAAACACCATCAACACAGGTGATAGAAACTGTAAACTGTAAAACAACTGTTAAAAGATGCATCTgccacccagcccagcactggctcCACCACAAGCCACTTTTTGAGGgctttttccccagaaaaaccCTGCTCAGCTGAAATCTAAGCTGTGGTTAGCAGCAGCAACGGTGACCTGGTCTATCCTGAGCGTGGCGGTTATAGAAAAGGTTTTTGGCAGTCCAGGCACACTGAGCATGGGCTCTCACAGCTCCCAGGAGAGGACTCCAGAGGACGCCAGCAGCTGTCCCAGCATGGCAGCTTGAGCAGGGGGTGATGGCAGAGAAGAGACCTGCAAAACCCTGGGGCTTGCTGCTGTTACAGCCCTCCAACAGCACCCAGGGtgatccctgccctgggtgaTCTCTGCAGGGTGGCACCTTGGCAAAGGCACAtctgccccagcacagaggggcacGAGCCCTCTCAAGGCACGCTGTGCCTGTCACTGGGAGTGTGTGGGGGCGTAGCGACGCTCGAACTGGTCCACGTCAAACTTGCGCTTGCAGCCGGCGTAGTTCATGTAGCGGATCTTCCCAAAGATGGCCcgctctgcccagccctggtcGTGTATTCCACAGATGGACCACAGGCAGCCTGCCAGGCATGGGGATGGAGCGTCAGCTCTTCCCCTTGCTCGGAGGCACATGGAGAACAAGTGGGATGTGGGTGCAAAGCAGGATGGGCTGGAGTATGGGTTGGGCCGCCTGCAGagagcccctgccctgccctccccaccgCTGCAGCCTTGGCCATCACAGATAAGACCCCCCACCCTGTGTCCCCATCCTGCAGCTTGCCTACGTATCCGTTGGGGTCCCTCCCGTCCAGCTCGTAGCGGTCATTAAGGTAGATGGCAAACTTCAGGGCCTCCTCAGGGGAGTGGGTCCACTCCAGGATCTTCTTAGCCCAGTACATCCGCAGGAAGCCGTGCATCTTCCCCTCCCGGACCATTTGGAGCTAGGGGGATAGGAACAGCCGTAGGGGTAAGTCTGTGCCAGGTCACTTCTGCCCCTTGGTAAAAAGCTCAGCAGTTTGTGGGGAAGATGTAGGGCAGTACCTGGGCAGCATTCCAGAGTGGGTCGTGTGTGgtcccctgctccagctcctgcagactGTAGATATAAGGCCTCTTGTCTTTGGCGTGGAGTTTCAGGGTGGTTTGTGCCCAGTCGTAGGCACCTGTGAGCAAGAGATGAGGAGCAACACTGAGCAACCTGCCACTGCAGGGTACCAAGGAAGAGATGGGAGAGCTGGGCTATTGAAGGCACCAGTCTTGAGGGCACCTGCCTCCAGAAGGGGCCAAATGATGGGACATTAGTGCCCCCACAGCCGTCCTCCTAGCAGAAATAGGACTGCCAAGTTGGAGTGACCAGCTGGGTACCAGCCTggcccccagcactgcccacgTGACCCGATGCTACCCTGCACACTGTCGTAGTTCTCGTTGTAGTAGCAGAAGTTTTCAGCCAGCTCCCGGCGCACCACGGCCTCCTCCACGAACGCATCCACCGACTCCTTGTACTTGCGCCGGTGCTTCTGCACCTCCAGGATGACTCGCTGGGTGGAAACCTggcctggggacatggggaagGAGCAAGTCAGGCTGCCAGTCCAAGACACCCTGCTCAGTCCTACTGCAGAGTGGAAAGCCTGGGACACTCACCAAAGTGGAACCATGGGGACAGGTTGCTGAGAGCTGCTTTGTTGGGGTCGTTCCGGTGGGAGCCAAAGGATTTCAGCCGCTCTGTGATGAAGGATttcagcacagccagccctgcagctgtgccaggggttGCCCAGTCCACCTCCTTCACGGTGTGGTCTACCTGCAAGCTGGAATAACAGGCCTCCCAAGCAATGGGCTGGGCGGCAACTGAGCAGTGAGTGCATTTGCAGATGCTCTTCAGCCAGGACTGTCCCAGAATGTTATGTCCCCTGGATGTCCCCAACCAGCAAGTCCCCAGCTCATGCTAGCCTTCTCCTCTTAACTAGCCCTCTGCATGGCAGAGATGTTGGAATTGAATGAATGAGGTGGgaacctccccttccccagggcaTCCCCATTTCCACACCATCTGTGTGTGACCTCAGGCAGGTTACTgtcccaaccccctgccaaCCCCTCCCAGGATCACAAAGCAGCTGTGAAACATGTTGGGACAGGTTGTGAATGGGTTTGGAGGTGTCTCCTGCTGGTACCTCTGCTGGGCAGGACGGGGGATATGGGTGACGAACAACAGGGGGGAACTCCGTGAGGAACTCAGGGAGCTGAGCGTGGATCTTGCCCCGAATGGTCCTGGCGCTGTATTCCTGCTTGGGGGAGGCAACCCAGCAGGGCACAATGTTGTGGGCATCAACCTGGGAAGCAAAGCCATGGAGACGGTGTGACACGAAGCAAATGGTCCCAAATGACATGACACACATGCTCTCTGCTCAAGTCGCTCCAGTGCACAAAACACAGGAGACAAGTTTCTCCCACATCTCACCATCaagaattttcccttcccagagtGCTGACACCCACCTGTGCAAATGGCACATCCTCTGGCAACTGTTCCCTGACGTCCTCCACCCACTGCCGGGGGAGGCGGAGGGGACTGAAGTCTGTCACCAGCCCACCCACACCACGCTCCACCACAAACGCAGGCAGCACGTCCTTGGGGTAGCCCAGCAGCAAGTGGAAGGAGATGTTCAGCTCTGCACACTCCTACAGCGACAGGGAAAGGGCTATGGGACAGTTCATAGCTCTGCAGACCCCAGCCAACCACCATCTGCCGAAGGGATGGATCtgcctcccccttccccagaaGCCCGGTCCCACCCAGCAGGGACAACCCCTGGCTGTACCTCGGCCACCTCCTGCAGGCCTCTCAGCATGAAATCGTAGTGCCGGATGGTGGCCTCCAGGAATTTGGGCACCAGACAGAAGCAGAtgtgcaggggcagctcctgtTTGAGGGCCAGGCGCTGGGCGTAGAGGAAAGCCCAGTTATCTGGGGAGAAATCACACAGGGCAGTGTCAGGAGGATGCTTCACTGAAGAGATGGGGATGGGGTTTCACAAGAAGTTTCTTCCCAGACGCCCCTGCAGAGGGGGGCAAGGTCCAAGGCCTACCGGGGGAAGGGACCAGGGCCATGGGAGCTCTGCTTCCCGGCCCCTTCTGCCAGCTGGTTCGCACCTTGTACCCGCTGATCCCGGCACATCCAGTAAAGGATGCACCGAGCATTATCCTTCAGGTCCGAGCCCTGCGAGACGAGGCGAACCCGCTTTTTGTTGTACTTGAACTCTCGCACGGACGGGGCCGCCCTCCGCCGGGCCTCCTGCATCGCCTCCTCTTCCTCCGTCCTCCTCCGAGACACGCGAGGCACCTCCGTGACCTCGGCCTTTCGCTTCCCTTGTCCCCGCGGCATCCTCAGGACCGCCCGGGCCAGCGCCCGGAGCACCGTGGTTGCGAGCGGCCGCTGCGAGAGAAAACCGTGCTGCACTTCCGAGAGGAAACGAGACCCTGCTGAGCTTTCCCGCTTCCTTGCGCATCCCAGTCCGGCCCCCGAGCCCGGAGGATGCTGGTCCCCTGCCCATCCTGGTCCTGGGGCACGGAGGGTAACGGTGCCCTGCCCCTTCCGTTTACCGATCTGATCCGCTCCTGGTCCCGACTCCGACCTCGACCCCGATCCTGATTCCGATTCCAATTCCGATCCCGATCCCGACCCCGATCCCTACCCGGCACCACGCGGTCTTCCCAGTGTTACACAAGCCGTGGGCGTGTTAAAGGGCGTGGTCATGGGTGTGGCCTCGTGCAGGGAGGGGCGTGCCCCCAGCGCCTTGGACCGCTCCCCGCCCCCGGGTGCAGGTGCTACCCTAATGTCCCCGGCGCACCCTCGGCGCTGCACCTGCCCGGGAGGGGGGACAGTGCCCGCTGGtgcctcccctccctgcccccggGAACGAGGAAGCAGCTCCAGCCACCTTCAGCCATCACTCGGCAGCGCAGTTCCCCACTAGCACCATCCCCACACGCTGCCTCCTCAGGTCCACACCTTGCAAG from the Chiroxiphia lanceolata isolate bChiLan1 chromosome 10, bChiLan1.pri, whole genome shotgun sequence genome contains:
- the LOC116791925 gene encoding deoxyribodipyrimidine photo-lyase-like isoform X1; the encoded protein is MTLLGMVQHYHRHELPKPRISHGSSELGIFHPAWIKHRPLATTVLRALARAVLRMPRGQGKRKAEVTEVPRVSRRRTEEEEAMQEARRRAAPSVREFKYNKKRVRLVSQGSDLKDNARCILYWMCRDQRVQDNWAFLYAQRLALKQELPLHICFCLVPKFLEATIRHYDFMLRGLQEVAEECAELNISFHLLLGYPKDVLPAFVVERGVGGLVTDFSPLRLPRQWVEDVREQLPEDVPFAQVDAHNIVPCWVASPKQEYSARTIRGKIHAQLPEFLTEFPPVVRHPYPPSCPAEPIAWEACYSSLQVDHTVKEVDWATPGTAAGLAVLKSFITERLKSFGSHRNDPNKAALSNLSPWFHFGQVSTQRVILEVQKHRRKYKESVDAFVEEAVVRRELAENFCYYNENYDSVQGAYDWAQTTLKLHAKDKRPYIYSLQELEQGTTHDPLWNAAQLQMVREGKMHGFLRMYWAKKILEWTHSPEEALKFAIYLNDRYELDGRDPNGYVGCLWSICGIHDQGWAERAIFGKIRYMNYAGCKRKFDVDQFERRYAPTHSQ
- the LOC116791925 gene encoding deoxyribodipyrimidine photo-lyase-like isoform X2; translation: MPRGQGKRKAEVTEVPRVSRRRTEEEEAMQEARRRAAPSVREFKYNKKRVRLVSQGSDLKDNARCILYWMCRDQRVQDNWAFLYAQRLALKQELPLHICFCLVPKFLEATIRHYDFMLRGLQEVAEECAELNISFHLLLGYPKDVLPAFVVERGVGGLVTDFSPLRLPRQWVEDVREQLPEDVPFAQVDAHNIVPCWVASPKQEYSARTIRGKIHAQLPEFLTEFPPVVRHPYPPSCPAEPIAWEACYSSLQVDHTVKEVDWATPGTAAGLAVLKSFITERLKSFGSHRNDPNKAALSNLSPWFHFGQVSTQRVILEVQKHRRKYKESVDAFVEEAVVRRELAENFCYYNENYDSVQGAYDWAQTTLKLHAKDKRPYIYSLQELEQGTTHDPLWNAAQLQMVREGKMHGFLRMYWAKKILEWTHSPEEALKFAIYLNDRYELDGRDPNGYVGCLWSICGIHDQGWAERAIFGKIRYMNYAGCKRKFDVDQFERRYAPTHSQ